ggaggaggcgttcaggaacgggcagcgtccggccctgaaggaggtggaggccaagagggctctccttacggcgagccgccgtggaggagtggcgtctcaggctggaggccccgtcagcggggcttcgggccgtcgcggcagtgcgtcctgtctttgcacagtgagctggacaggcgccacggcgcggcaattctttagattgacacaggtgctcaccgggcatgggtgcttcggggagtacctgtgtcagatagcaggacggagataagcgccgtgtgtcaccattgtgacaactgcccgcgggatacggcccaacatacgttggagtcttgcccagcctgggacgatgagcgcagcgctctcgtgtcagtcgtcggaggagacctctcgctgccggctgtggtcgcgtccatggtcgacagtcgggaggcctggcgtgcggtggcccacttctgtgaggtggttctctcgcagaaggagagtgccgagagggatcgggaacgggccgatccctcccgccgtcagaggagacgtaggaggcgccgggtggacgactgaccggcgtctcccgccctgtggaatgggggcgtttggagaataccaccacggtaaacccctgcctgtcgtaagaggcgactaataggggccacgaaggggtcgtcggcgggcagcagggggctgtccgtcctagtgcgcgcgcacttttcagtgcgtgtagtgcgttcatcgcacactttcggttgacccccgggatgggcggcagtgtggtgttgacctcacgctgccgctgacgctgagagcgtccttcggtgcgcggggcttaggagcccccccatttagggagacgggccgcaaggcggcaccgcgcaggggcggccgcggacgaaactcggacctggtgtcacgaggtagcacgcagtcgtccctatgcgccgaagagggtcaacgcggagttttagttggtaggtcgttgcgtagggactagttttgttagggttagggactcggcccgaccgccgcccgtgggttccgggccgctcaattgtcgggtcgtaaggcaacggctaccccaacataaccgctcagtcgccccccgcgaaggctgggcggtagtaataaggtactttctccgcgaaaccaaaaaaaaaaaaaaaaaggttaggttaggttaggttaggttggggtgctaggtcaggaaacctcctcgtggtgcaccctgggcaacggcgcgtcgatcagaccgatcaggctgatctgcgcgccggcgaatatcctgacaacgagttgttgacggtcgtcgcctcttgcggcggccgccgtctagttacgccgtcggacagtgtcgtcgtcgaccagtctctccgtcacttgtggcgttggcgagtaggcccgctgacgatattttccgccgtcgactaggacaacgtcgtggggcccatctcgggcagctcccggttccgtcccggggtgtcggcgggctcggtgtgcgctcaccccgccccgagcaggcagtgggggattttcccttcattgccaccgtcatagatcgtaacccggtatggaggtctgtggatatgtctcgcgctcctgccggaccgagggtcttggcttaaccgcccggaccgcgaggaagaaaacctctataaaaatcaccccgaatctcaagcggcggcgcaccgcgaggggatgcatggccgatgggtagttcggtctcgagtgcgacccccgccagagtaccggccgacactctgtgcgggttacgctaggcttacccaggtacagggggctctgcctgggcggaccaccctttcccccacACTCGTGGGAACAATCATGGAATccttacaaaacataaaaaaacctataattcttttgacgaagttgccttctccAGTTCCGGAATCCGGGGCTGAGGAGGCGGAGTTCGGGGGGCGAAAGCCCGCTGATGGCGAAGTAGAGAAGGAGAACACGGGCGCgaagcccatggaggtggcaaCTGAATTCGTACGGCCTCCGAGCTTAGACTCGGACTCAAGTGGGAGCGGCTCCACCGTACGAAGCAAAAAACTTTGGAGGAGGAACTCGCGCTCAAGGCACAGTTTGTCGCAATTcaccagcgacaccgacgaaccAGCGCCAAAGTCGCAAACGACTGACAGCAGAGggagaggacgcccgccctcagtcgGCAAATATGTCGGCTTGAGGAAAGCTCAGCTCGAGCGGGATAAGCTCCAACGCGAAGAAGCGAAGAAGAGGGCCGacaaggagctggaggaccggCTCCATTTCGTCAAGTCGCCGATCCTTCCCAAGGCATCAGAGACTGAAGATGAGGACCGACCCGTGCTGAGGGAAGACCTAAGACAGTGTGTCCAGGTGGTACGCACAACAGTGAGGAAATCTGGCAACCTCAAAGGCACTTCCCAGAAGGCACTAAACTGGGTCACTAACAAAATTGCCAGGTACGTAGACCAACCTGAGTCCGCTGTAATCGCTCTTCTCGAGAGCGAGACAAAGAAGTGGCAGGAGAATTGTGCCCGGCTCGAGGCAAATATGAAGACGATTCAGGAGGAGAACACAGCTCTTaaacgacgcctcgaagagCTGGAAGCGGCCGCCAAAGGGCCGTCCACAgaggagatgctggcgatggtcgaagcgagggtccaagcccGAATGGAATCGATCCTCATGGGCCCGGCGCAACGGCCGCCGCTGGCACACGAGAAGAAGACCACTCCCATAGATGTTGAACTCCCAGTGAGCGACGGTTATGTTGGAGGAACCCACGCCAAAGCCGAGGAAGGAGAAAAAGGGAAAAAGGGAGGGGAAAAAGACGGCCCAGCCCGCTCAGGCTCCCGCTCCTGCTCCCACTATCCCCGCTCCCATTGCTGGGCCTTCCAGCGCTCCGCCGCAAGCCGTAGCGGGCCCTTCTACAGCGGCGGCGTCGACACCTGCGATGGCGCCAGCAACCGCGAGAAGACGAGAGAAGAGCGCCGCGCCTGCAAAGAAGCCGGCACCAGGCTCCAAGCCGAAGAAGGGCGGAAGAAAAGAGCCGGCAGTTCAACCCGCGCcggagccccgtccgctgccgccggcccctGACTCAATGGAGACGCCATGGGTCGAGGTGGCCAGAAGGAAAGAAGAAGGGAAAGACGACAGCAGCGCCAACAACAACCAGCGTGCAGCCGCCAAAACCTTCGCGCCGGATGGAAGCCAAACTGCGGCCGCCACGCTCTGCGGCCGTGGTAATTTCGTGGACTCCggcagcagtggcaaagggtctgACGTACAAGGGCGTCCTCACGGACgcacagaatcgcgtggacctcaccggcctgGATATCTCGAGGCTAAAGCCGAAGTtcacggccacgggcgcccccatgcatgaggtgcccggggccaattcggagagagggccgactccttcgccgcgaggctgagggagtgcttcggtgggtcggaggatatCAAGATCTCCCGGCCCACCAAGACTGCAgagctgcggctgacggagttagactacacggccactccggagtcagtcgcagcggccctctccaggGCCGGTGAGTGTCCCGCGGAGGCAATCAAGGTGgggcaaattcgccctgatcgctccggcgttgggaccgcctgggttcgtttgcccataaaggcggcccaaaaggtgaagggggcgggccgaattttgatcggttggaccgcggctcgagtgactgtcctcgagtcgcggccctgcggtgcttccggtgcctggagagcgggcacgttagggagcgctgcgactgcgcggtggaccgcagcgagttgtgctatcgctgcggtcaaGCGGGCCATAAAGCCTGTgagtgcaaggccccggcgaactgcgcagtctgcgctgccgccggcaggcccgccaggcaccggctcggggaaggcttgttctgcccctcccgacgcaaccggcgccgccccaaggaaggaatgccgccgcggctgaggttctgtcccagccgcaggcggcggcccaccgcaaccagtggccgagatggacgtggaggagatcgcccatcagtaatggacctagtttcctccaggcgaacatcaaccactgcgcccgcgcccaggacctgttgtcccaaagcctggcgcagtggtcggtgcaagtggccgtggtcgccgaaccgtattttgtccctccccgcgataactgggtaggggacatcgacgggtcggtggccatcatcacccagggtgccgctggctccccgcccttcgcaaaagtcgagaagggccagggatgcgtcgcggctctgttgggggacttgtggattgtaggagtttatttctccccaacagacctctggccgagttcgaatcttttctcgttcggctggggccctggttgagcagggccaacctcacccggcgatcgtcgccggcgacttcaacgcgaagtccgcggtctggggttcgccggcgaccgacgctcgcggtgaggtcctggaggaatgggcgatttccgtcggcctggtcgtcctgaacaggggtcggtggacacgtgcgtgcggcacaacggcgggtctattgtggatttgtcgtttgggagccccgccgtcgcacgtcgtgtccagggctggagagtcctcgtgggcgtggagacgctgtcggaccaccgttatataaggttcgatgtctccgcgccccgagtatccggcccaatagtactggtggaccgagtgcccctcgacaggacggcccgcggtgggcgttaaggcgcctcgacaaggaggccctagagctggccgctctggcagtctcgtggctccccgagccggagggtccggttcgggtagagcaggaggcggagtggttcgggagtggcaatgtcggatgtctgcgacgccgccatgccccgggcgctccgtcgtcctccgcggcgggaggtgtactggtggtcggcggagttagcgcagttgcgcgcgtcttgcgtggctgcgcgccgccgatgcgccagacatcgccgccgccgaatcgcAGCAGTGAgcacgaagaccaggagcggcagctctacggccctctacaaagaggcgaagagagcgctgcgggtggccattcatagggccaaggtcgcggcacgtagggagttttggagactctcgacgcggacccgtggggcgcccatacaagctagttatgaacaagcttcgtacggcggcgcctccactgtcggagagtctcaggccagatttattggccaacgttgtcgcggccttgttcccggccaccgaggagaccactcctccaccgatggcgccaccggagttggcgtcatcgtcgtcggaactttcggcaagggatattccagaggtttcgcccgcggaaatgcgggcggcagtgtttcgactgcggggcaaaaacaccgccccgggtctcgacggcatccccgggaaagcctgggtgttagccctcgagtacctggggccgcggctccgcagtctattctccgcctgtatggtgcagggcgtcttcccggcgcgttggaaagtcgggaagctcgtcctgcttaagaaagagggagacccgcagagtcgccgtcggcctaccggcccatcgtgctgctcgacgaggtcgccaaactttttgagcgtattatacacgcgcgcctcgtcgagcatctcgagagggtcggtccaaatttggccgacaaacagtttggctttaggagtggacgctcaactgtccacgcgattctgcgggtcaagtcgcaggcggaggcagcagtggccagggaaAGGTCGTCATCGCCGTTTCACTCGACATCTCCAACGCTTTCAATTCGctcctggccatgcatcaacgaagcactgcggtaccacgtggtgccgccctatctcaggcgtctggtgcacgcgtaccttctgacaggtacgtggtgtatccgggcgccgacgggtggcaccgaagagcgatgtcgtgcggtgttccacaggggtcggttctaggcccctcttgtggaacatcgggtacgactgggtgctccgtggtgccaatctctggggcgtcgacgtgacgtgttatgcggatgacacgttggtcacggcgacgtctaagactcctccagggcgccgcgatcctggcggcggtgggcaccggtcatgtagtgagccgcattcggcgtttaggtttaaaggtggccctcgagaagaccgaggccatctgctttcacgggcctcggcgggggccaccggccggtgcccacatcgtagtggagggggtgcggattcccatcggcaataccatgaagtatttaggtttgatatttggacagccggtgggagttcagcgcccattttaaaagcacaaagttgaccagggcggcgggcgctctttccagccctgccgcccaacctggaaggtccaaatatcccttgtcgaaggttataccacggggtcgtgcggtccatagcactatacggcagcccggtctgggctgacgccctaggggagcgttctgccgcttcctgcggggcccgcagcgggtcattgcgcagcgggccatacgggcgtatcgcacggtctcgttcgaggcggctagtcttttggccggattcctgccctgggatctggacgccaaggctctctccgatacattccattggagggaggaggcgttcaggaatgggcagcgtccggccctgaaggtgtaggccaaaagggcctccttacggcgagccgccgtggaggagtggcgtctcaggctggaggccccgtcagcggggcttcgggccgtcgcggcagtgcgtcctgtctttgcacagtggctggacaggcgccacggcgcggcaacatttagattgacacaggtgctcaccgggcatgggtgcttcggggagtacctgtgtcagatagcaaAGGACGGAAAtaaagcgccgtgtgtcaccattgtgacaactgcccgcgggatacggcccaacatacgttggagtcttgcccagcctgggacgatgagcgcagcgctctcgtgtcagtcgtcggaggagacctctcgctgccggctgtggtcgcgtccatggtcgacagtcgggaggcctggcgtgcggtggcccacttctgtgaggtggttctctcgcagaaggagagtgccgagagggatcgggaacgggccgatccctcccgccgtcagaggagacgtaggaggcgccgggtggacgactgaccggcgtctcccgccctgtggaatgggggcgtttggagaataccaccacggtaaacccctgcctgtcgtgagaggcgactaataggggccacgaaggggtcgtcggcgggcagcaggggctgtccgtcctagtgcgcgcgcacttttcagtgcgtgtagtgcgttcatcgcacactttc
The Manduca sexta isolate Smith_Timp_Sample1 unplaced genomic scaffold, JHU_Msex_v1.0 HiC_scaffold_1941, whole genome shotgun sequence DNA segment above includes these coding regions:
- the LOC119191809 gene encoding hepatoma-derived growth factor-related protein 2-like; the protein is MAPATVKTREKSAAPAKKPAPGSKPKKGGRKEPAVQPAPEPRPLPPAPASMETPWVEVARRKKKGKTTAAPTTTSVQPPKPSRRKEPKLRPPRSAAVVISLTPAAVAKGMTYKGVLTDAQNRVDLTGLDISRLKPKFTATGAPDLPSPVPESGAEEAEFGGRKPADGEVEKENTGAKPMEVATEFVRPPSLDSDSSGSGSTVRSKKLWRRNSRSRHSLSQFTSDTDEPAPKSQTTDSRGRGRPPSVGKYVGLRKAQLERDKLQREEAKKRADKELEDRLHFVKSPILPKASETEDEDRPVLREDLRQCVQVVRTTVRKSGNLKGTSQKALNWVTNKIARYVDQPESAVIALLESETKKWQENCARLEANMKTIQEENTALKRRLEELEAAAKGPSTEEMLAMVEARVQARMESILMGPAQRPPLAHEKKTTPIDVELPVSDGYVGGTHAKAEEGEKGKKGGEKDGPARSGSRSCSHYPRSHCWAFQRSAASRSGPFYSGGVDTCDGASNREKTREERRACKEAGTRLQAEEGRKKRAGSSTRAGAPSAAAGP